GACCAGGGGCTCGCCGCAGTCCGGGCAGAGTTCCTTGTTCAGGGAGGCCACCTGTGCGTCCACATGGTCGCCGCTCATGTAGCGGGATTCGAACACGTGGGCGATGGCGTCCGGGATGGATTTGACCAGGTGCTTTTTCATGAATTTCGGGTTTTCGCCGCCGATGCCCTTGAGCTGCTGCACGATCTCCCGTACCTCCACGCCGGAGCGCAGGGCCAGTGAGACCAGCCGGCCGATGGCTTCGGCCTTGGCCGTGATCGAACCGCCGGACTTGCCGATGGTGGCGAACACCTCAAAGGGTTTGCCGTCCATCTCGTTGACGGTCAGGAACAGCATTCCCAGGCCGGTGCTGATCTTCTGGGTGAAGCCGTAGATGACGTCCGGGCGGCTCTTGACGATGGATTTGGCCTTGTTGGCCTCGTCCTTCTTCTTGTCTCCGTCGCCCGTGCACAACACCTGTGAGGTCTTGGAACCGTCGCGGTACACGGTGACGCCCTTGCAGCCGTATTCGTAGGCTTTCCAGTAGATGTCCCAGATGTCTTCCTTGGTGGCGGTGCTGGGCAGGTTCACGGTCTTGGAGACCGCGTTGTCGGTATACTTCTGGAAGGCGGCCTGCATCTTGAGATGCCAGATGGGCTCGATATCCATGGAAGTGACGAAGATGGTCCGCAGGCCTTCGGGCAGGTGGTCCATCTTTTTGATGGAGCCTACCTTGGCTATTTCCTCCATGAGCTTGCCGGAGTAAGCGTCGGCCTCTTTCAGGGCGGCCTCGAAGAACGGGTTGGTCTCCACCAGCTTGTCGTTGTCCATGACGTTGCGCACGAAGCTCAGGGCAAAGAGCGGCTCCACGCCGGACGAACAACCTCCGATGATGGACAGGGTGCCGGTGGGGGCGATTGTCGTGGTGGTGGCGTGACGGTAGGGGCCGAGGTTGGCCTTGCCGAAGATGGACTCGGCGTAGGCCGGAAACTCGCCGCGCTCGGCCGCCAACTGCTTGGATGCGCTGCGGGCCTCGGTCTGAACGAATTTCATGACGCGTTCGGCCATATCCACGGCGGTCTGGGAATTGTAGGGTATCCTGAGCTGGTAGAGCAGGTCGGCCCATCCCATGACGCCCAGACCGATCTTGCGGTTCTTGCCGACCATCTCGGTGATCTGGGGCAGCGGATACACGGACGCGTCGATGACGTTGTCCAGAAACCGGACGGACAGGTGGATGATCCGTTTGAGTTCGTCCCAGTCGATCTCGGAGTCCTTGCCGTTCTTGCCTTTGGCAAAGCATTTCCCCAGGTTGATGGAGCCGAGGTTGCAGGCCTCGAACGGGAGCAGGGGCTGCTCGCCGCAGGGGTTGGTGGATTCGATCTCGCCGAGCTTGGGCGTGGGGTTGTCGCGGTTGATGCGGTCCAGGAACACGATGCCCGGATCGCCGGACTCCCACGCCTTGTGGACCAGGAGGTTGAAGACCTCGCGGGCGTTGAGAGAACCAATGGCCTTGCCCGAGTCAGGGGCGATGAGATCAAAGTCGGCCTTGTCGTGCACGGCCTGCATGAAGGCTTCGGTCAGCCCGATGGAGAGGTTGAAGTTGTTCAGCTCGCCGTCGCGTTCCTTGGCCTTGATGAACTCCATGATGTCCGGGTGGTCTATGCGCAGGATGCCCATGTTGGCTCCCCGGCGGGTGCCGCCCTGCTTGATCTGCTCGGTGGCGCAATTGAAAATCTTGAGAAAGGAGAGCGGGCCGGAAGCCACGCCGCCGGTGGAGCCGACCACTGAATCCTTGGCGCGCAGCCGGGAGAAGGAAAAGCCCGTTCCTCCGCCGGATTTGTGGATCATGGCCGCGTACTTCACGGCGTCGAAGATACCCTCGATGTCGTCCTCCACGGGCAGGACGAAGCAGGCGGCCAATTGGCCGATGTCGGTACCCGCGTTCATCAGCGTGGGGGAGTTGGGCAAAAAACTGTAGGAAATCATCAGGTCATAGAATTCCCGGGCCAGTTGGGCCGGTTTGGTGGTGGAATTCTTGTACTTGCCCTCTTCTTTGGCAATGGCCGAGGCCACCCTCCAGAACATCTCCTTGACGGTCTCGTAAACCTCTCCTTCGGTGTCCTTGCGTTGGTATCGCCGCTTCAAAACTATCTTGGCGTTTTCATTGATGATCGGGTCCGGAAGGTTGGCGGGCATTTTGAGTTCTGGCATACGAAGACCTTTGTTAACATGCTGAAATATTAATATTTTATAGGTAAATGCGCTGAGCAAATCTGCTGGCGCTAGAGAATGTCTAGACTACAGAAAGCGGGGGGAAAATGCCAGTCTAAAATGCGCTTAAATGGCAAAAACACCGGGAAGCCGCGTGGTGTCTGGCTTATGGGACAGCGTCCTTGTAGGAATCACTCTTATTTTTATTCTGACGATCAGCGGATGATCCAGGCATGGGTTTGCGGCATAAAAAGGGCTCATCCGGCCAGAGCCTGTTTTGACTGCTGAGCGGCAAAAAGAGCTGCACTTGACCTGCCCGGCAAATCTTGAGTAAAAAGAGAATAGTGAAATAATAGTATTTCCGGTGTGTTTTTGCCCATTCAGAACGGATTACCTGCATGAAAAACGTGGATGCACTCAGTTGGCGGTTTTGCCTCTCTATCATACTGACAGTTCTTGTTTCATGGGGCACTTTTGTTGCCCCAGGCCATGCGGCCGGACCAGAGCTGCAGGTTATCACCGAAATCACACCACCCGCTTCCTTCATTGACGCACACGGCAAGCTGACCGGATTGGCTGTGGAAATCGTCCGGGCCGTTCAGCAGGAAATCGGCGATCAGACGGAGATTCACGTCATGCCGTGGGCGCGAGGGTATCAGGAATTGCTCACGAGTCCTAACGTTGCCCTGTTCTCGACCACCCGGACCATGGCGCGTGAGAACCTGTTCCAGTGGGTCGGGCCGCTGTTCACTACCCGCTGGATCATATATGCCCGGAAAGGAAGCAGGCTGCACATCACATGCCTGGAAGACGCCAAGTCCATCAAACGCATCGGGGTCTACAGGAATGATGCCCGGGCGCAGCTTTTGAGAGACCGTGGGTTCGACAACCTGGACGTCGCGGACAGGCAGGAGCTCAATCTGGTCAAACTCCTGGGCGGCCGCGTCGATGCCATCCTCTATTCGGATCTTACCATGAAAGAGTTTCTCGCAAAATCGGACACGCCCCCCGAGCTGGTTGAGGCTGTTTTCGAAATCGGCTCCAGGGATCTCTACATCGCCTTTTCCAAGGACTCAGCCCCGGAAACGATCCGCATCTGGCAGGAGGCTGTCGACCGCCTGGAAGAACGGGGTGAACTTCAGGGTATCCGCGACAAGTGGCTGCCCTGACGTCCAACACAACCTCCATGCACACAAGTCCGAGCCGGTTTGAAGCCGATAGGTACGGTGTTGAGCCGTTCTTTGGCCTTCCTTCCAAAACGACTGGTGACAGCGCCAAAGCCGGTCAGGTTCAAGGCATATTCGAGAAATTCCTGGACAGGCAGTTTTCCTCCGGATTGTCATCGGTTGAACGGCATGTTTTCCCATTCTGTCAAAAGTATGATTGAGTCGGATGAGCCAAAAAAAGTCCCTGCACCGGAAGGGCGCAGGGACAGGGATTGGAGACAGGTCGGTTATTTTTTGAATATGTGGAATTCATACCCGTAGGTATGCGGGTGGTTGCGGTACAGGCTGATCTCCTTGCGGGTCATGTCTATGATGGCCCGTCCGTCGGGGTCGGTGCCGTAAACGGGTTCGATGTCGGCCAGTCTGCGTTCCACGTCATTATAGAAGTTGTCCCAGCAAAGGGTGCTTATGGTGAAGTTGCCGAGCGAGGCGTAGCCTGCACCCTCTCCGGCCCTGATATTGCCTTTGGCGTCGCGCATGGCCGGGTAGCCTTCGGCCCAGAACGACCGCAATTCCTCTGAGGCCGTTGCCGGGTCCACAAGCCAGACCGCGTCGGTCAGGCAGAGGCACCCGCCGGGTTTGAGGTACTGCTTCCATTGCTCCAACGCCCTGTCCACACCCAGGATATAGGCTGCGCCTTCGCACCAGATGAGGTCAAAGGATTCCGGCTCGGCCCGGATGTCGCCCATGTCCATGACGGCGGCGATGATCCGGTCTTCCATTCTGGCTTCCTTGGCCCGTTCGATCATCCTTTCCAAGTAGGGGTGATGGAGTTCCGTGGCCGTGACAATGCCGCCGGAGATCTGCGCCAGGGGGATGGTGGCCCCGCCCGAACCGCAGCCGATTTCGAGAATCTCCGGTTTGTCCGGCAGGCCGGTGCACATCTCGTAGGCGCGTTTGGTCATTTCGAAACTGCCAGGGCCTTCTCTGTCCAGCCCTTCGTATATCTTGAAGAATATTTCCATGAATCTGCCTGATTCCCTGTTGATGTTGAGTATTGCGTGAGGCGCGGCCGCCATGGCCCGGATGGCGGAAATCTCGCCGTCGGGAATGTGTAGGCTGCGCAGGAACTGCGCGTGTTTGTCCGGGGCGCTGCGTTCGAAGCGGACGTGCCAGCGGCGCATGTCCTGTTCGGAAAAACCGGCGGCGGAGAGCAGGGAGACCCATGTGGCCTTGTCCATGACACCGGCTTCGTTCAGCAGGTCGGAACGGCCCAGAAGACCTGCCACGAGCCGCTGTTGTTCGCGCAATCCGTCCATCTCCCGGTTGAGTTCGGTCAGCCGGTTTTCCAGGACTTCGGCCATGCCGGTGGCGGCGGGTTCATCGAGCATCCGTGCGATGTCGTCCAGACTGATCCCGGCCCTGCGGTATTCGCAGATCCTCGTCAATCGGGCGTGGTCCTGCGCCGAGTACTGCCGGTATTCACCCTTGGCATGACCATCGGGCCTGAGCAGCCCGATGCGGTCATAGTAGAGCAGTGTCGAACGCGAGAGCCCGTGTTTCTTGGCCAGTCTTCCAACGGTGTACATGCGCTTTCCCTTTTTTCGCGAGGCCTTATCCGATCTTGAGCATCTCGCCGGTCTTCAGGTAGTGGGCGAGCATCTTTTCCAGCATCCTGGCCTGCACGGCAAAGGCTTCCGGCTTGCCTTTCACGTAATCATTGCCTTTTTCGTTCAGGGCGGTGACGTGGTGCGTCCAGGTCATCCCGGTCCGGTCTCCGAGCGGTTCGAGTTCCAGGATGAAGTGGATGATCCGGGTTTTTCCGGTGCGCACGAATTCGATGCGCTCCATGGGATCATGCCGACAGGTCAGCCAGGTTTCCGGTTCCTCGCCGGGGAAGTCCGTGCGGAAGACGCATCCGGGTTCGATGTATCCGGACACGGAATGCAGCACCTCACATTCCCATGTCTCTATCCAGTCGTATTCGCGTACCGGGCAGAGCAGGGGCCAGATGTCCCCTGCCGGATGGTCGAGCGTCATTTCGGTTGATACCGAGATGTGAGCGGGTTTGAATTCAGCCATGTTTCTCTCCTTTCGGGTTGTTGTTCTTCTTCATGGCTGCACTATGAACCTATAGACAGGTCAACGGTGGTGGCAACTTTTTTCCTGATTGGGGAAAAACTCGATTTACCTCGGATTTGTTTTGGTCTATTGGCAATTCAGCAGTACCTTGTGCAATGACATCAAAAAGAGAGTTTTCGTATGCGTATTTCCGATCGACTGGGCCGGATCAAGCCTTCCGCCACTCTGGCCGTCAACGCCAAGGCCCAGGAGCTTCAGGCCCAGGGACGCGAGGTTATCAGTCTGGCCGTGGGGCAGCCCGATTTCGGCACTCCGGCCCACGTCTGTGAAGCGGCCAAGGCCGCATTGGACGAAGGATTCACCCGCTATACCCCGGTTCCCGGCATCCCGGAGCTGCGCGAGGCCGTGGCCGGGTACTACAGCCGGTTCTACGGCGCCAAGACAGCCGGCGCCAACACGATTATTTCCAACGGCGGCAAACAGGCCCTGTACAACCTGCTCATGGCCCTGGTGAACCCGGGCGACGAGGTGCTCATTCCGGCCCCGTACTGGGTCAGCTATCCGGCCATGGTGCAACTGGCCGAAGGCGTGTCCGTGTTCGTGCCGACCACTGCCGCCGAAAACTATCTGGTCACCGTCGAAGGGTTGGAGGCCGCACGCACGGCCAGAACCAAGGTGCTCATCCTCAATTCGCCGTCCAACCCCACGGGGTGTTGCTACACGCAGGTGCAGCTTGAGGCCATAGCCGAGTGGGCGCGCAGGAACGGTGTCTTCATCATTTCCGACGAGGTCTACGACCGGCTGGTCTATGCCCCGTTCGAACCGGCCTCCCTGGCCAAGACCTGGGAGCAATATCCCGAGACCATCGCCATTGTCGGTGCGCTTTCCAAATCGTTCTGCATGACCGGCTGGCGTGTGGGCTATGCCCTCGGCCATGAGGACCTGGTCAAGGCCATGGTCAAGATTCAGGGGCAGTCCACGTCCAATATCAATTCCATCACCCAGCGCGCCGCCCTGGCGGCCCTGAACGGCCCGTGGGACATCGTGGACGAGATGAAGACCGCCTTTGTCCGCCGTCGTGATCTCGCCTATGAGGTCATCACCGGATGGGGCGCAGTCTGTCCCAAGCCCGACGGAGCCTTCTACCTTTTCCCGGTGCTCGACCAGTTCTTCACCGAAGACGCCCCGGATTCGGCCTCCATGTGCACCAAGATTCTCGAAGAGGTCGGCGTGGCCCTGGTTCCCGGCTCCGCTTTCGGCGACGACAAGTGTATTCGTTTTTCCTACGCCGTGGCCGACGAGGTCCTCAAGGACGCCCTGAACAGGGTCGGTTCCGTCCTGCTGGGCAAATAGGGACGCTTCAACAGTGAATGTCAAAAACCGGCCCGGAGCATATGCTCCGGGCCGGTTTCCTGTTGTGAGATTCGGCGGATTCTATTCGTCGTATTCGTATTCGATGTCTACGAGGATCTGCTTGCCGTACCGTTGTTCCAGTTCGGCCAGGACGCCGCGCTTGTTGTTGAGCAGGTAGATGGCCAGCTCCTCTTCGCAGTTGTATTCTACAACCTCGATACTCGGTTTGCGAAGGTCCCGATGGATTTCCTTCATGGCCTGGAGTGATTGCCACTCGAGGTTGCGGCGGATGCCGGTCCCCTTGCAGCAGGGGCACGGCTCGGTGGAGATGGCTATGGCCGAAGAGCCGAGTCGCTGGCGTACCAGCTCCATGAGGCCGAAGGCGGAGATGCGGGATACGTCCGTGCGGGCGCGGTCGTTCTTCATTTCCGCACGCATGACTTTTTCCACTTCCCGGCAGTCTTTGGGGTTCTTCATTTCGATGAAGTCGATGACCACCTGGCCGCCGATGTCACGCA
This DNA window, taken from Pseudodesulfovibrio sp. S3, encodes the following:
- a CDS encoding vitamin B12-dependent ribonucleotide reductase — translated: MPELKMPANLPDPIINENAKIVLKRRYQRKDTEGEVYETVKEMFWRVASAIAKEEGKYKNSTTKPAQLAREFYDLMISYSFLPNSPTLMNAGTDIGQLAACFVLPVEDDIEGIFDAVKYAAMIHKSGGGTGFSFSRLRAKDSVVGSTGGVASGPLSFLKIFNCATEQIKQGGTRRGANMGILRIDHPDIMEFIKAKERDGELNNFNLSIGLTEAFMQAVHDKADFDLIAPDSGKAIGSLNAREVFNLLVHKAWESGDPGIVFLDRINRDNPTPKLGEIESTNPCGEQPLLPFEACNLGSINLGKCFAKGKNGKDSEIDWDELKRIIHLSVRFLDNVIDASVYPLPQITEMVGKNRKIGLGVMGWADLLYQLRIPYNSQTAVDMAERVMKFVQTEARSASKQLAAERGEFPAYAESIFGKANLGPYRHATTTTIAPTGTLSIIGGCSSGVEPLFALSFVRNVMDNDKLVETNPFFEAALKEADAYSGKLMEEIAKVGSIKKMDHLPEGLRTIFVTSMDIEPIWHLKMQAAFQKYTDNAVSKTVNLPSTATKEDIWDIYWKAYEYGCKGVTVYRDGSKTSQVLCTGDGDKKKDEANKAKSIVKSRPDVIYGFTQKISTGLGMLFLTVNEMDGKPFEVFATIGKSGGSITAKAEAIGRLVSLALRSGVEVREIVQQLKGIGGENPKFMKKHLVKSIPDAIAHVFESRYMSGDHVDAQVASLNKELCPDCGEPLVFEEGCHICKSCAYTKCGG
- a CDS encoding pyridoxal phosphate-dependent aminotransferase, yielding MRISDRLGRIKPSATLAVNAKAQELQAQGREVISLAVGQPDFGTPAHVCEAAKAALDEGFTRYTPVPGIPELREAVAGYYSRFYGAKTAGANTIISNGGKQALYNLLMALVNPGDEVLIPAPYWVSYPAMVQLAEGVSVFVPTTAAENYLVTVEGLEAARTARTKVLILNSPSNPTGCCYTQVQLEAIAEWARRNGVFIISDEVYDRLVYAPFEPASLAKTWEQYPETIAIVGALSKSFCMTGWRVGYALGHEDLVKAMVKIQGQSTSNINSITQRAALAALNGPWDIVDEMKTAFVRRRDLAYEVITGWGAVCPKPDGAFYLFPVLDQFFTEDAPDSASMCTKILEEVGVALVPGSAFGDDKCIRFSYAVADEVLKDALNRVGSVLLGK
- a CDS encoding MerR family transcriptional regulator gives rise to the protein MYTVGRLAKKHGLSRSTLLYYDRIGLLRPDGHAKGEYRQYSAQDHARLTRICEYRRAGISLDDIARMLDEPAATGMAEVLENRLTELNREMDGLREQQRLVAGLLGRSDLLNEAGVMDKATWVSLLSAAGFSEQDMRRWHVRFERSAPDKHAQFLRSLHIPDGEISAIRAMAAAPHAILNINRESGRFMEIFFKIYEGLDREGPGSFEMTKRAYEMCTGLPDKPEILEIGCGSGGATIPLAQISGGIVTATELHHPYLERMIERAKEARMEDRIIAAVMDMGDIRAEPESFDLIWCEGAAYILGVDRALEQWKQYLKPGGCLCLTDAVWLVDPATASEELRSFWAEGYPAMRDAKGNIRAGEGAGYASLGNFTISTLCWDNFYNDVERRLADIEPVYGTDPDGRAIIDMTRKEISLYRNHPHTYGYEFHIFKK
- a CDS encoding transporter substrate-binding domain-containing protein, which encodes MKNVDALSWRFCLSIILTVLVSWGTFVAPGHAAGPELQVITEITPPASFIDAHGKLTGLAVEIVRAVQQEIGDQTEIHVMPWARGYQELLTSPNVALFSTTRTMARENLFQWVGPLFTTRWIIYARKGSRLHITCLEDAKSIKRIGVYRNDARAQLLRDRGFDNLDVADRQELNLVKLLGGRVDAILYSDLTMKEFLAKSDTPPELVEAVFEIGSRDLYIAFSKDSAPETIRIWQEAVDRLEERGELQGIRDKWLP